In the Candidatus Poribacteria bacterium genome, CTGTTGCCGCCGCATACAATATCTCCACCATGAATCACAAAATCAGGTGCAAAGGCATTCAGTTGTTGAACCAATTTTTCATAAAGCAGGAGACTACTTTTTTGTTGTTGTAGTCCACCTGAGAAGTTCTGCGTTGCGTTTAGGTAGAGATGCGTGTCCGTAATAAAGGCAAATTTAAAAAGCGTCATAGCATATCTCGTTTTCAGGCAAGGTTGGAAATCACACCCGGAAAAGAGGACATTTAATTAATTTTTAGGAACGCGGCGGTTTCGTTAGAATTGCAACATAAGTCGGCATAGTCTTCGAGTCGATATAGCGTTCAGCCCGCCACGCTGTCCCCTCAAGGATGTCCTCCATCTCAGACTTTGAAACAAACAGGTAATCAAACCAGGGTGTAGCATACTGTCGGTAGCGGATTCGGAATCGCAATTGTCCACTCATTCGCCCCCGGGCCCGGTTAAATTGATGATAAGCCAGGTGACAGGGATCTTCCGTTTGATAGGGGTCCATTGTTTCGGCTATAATTTTTGCGGTATCCGTTGTCATTGCAGCGAAGCGTCCCAATAGCCACTTCGCTCTTTTATAGTTCCCAACGAGTCCGAAATTGTGTCCCATCATGAGGATCGTGTCGAAAGTGCCGATTTTGGAACTCAACTGCGTGATAGGCACGACGCGTGCGTTTTTGAGTCCACGCTGTTGACACGTCTTGATAGCTAATGGCGAATTGTCGGTTCCCAGAACAGCATGTCCCTGCTTTTGCAGATAAAGGCAGTGCCGTCCTGCACCACAACCGATATCCAAAACACGTCCGGCAGCGTGTTTTATTGCGAGTTTCTGGTGTTCAGCCCAATCCTCGTATTCAGCGAAATAGTTGAGAGGTCCCAACCGACTTGTATCAATGAATCCATCTTCCCTTTCTACAATCTCGCCGGTTTCTCGACCCTTGTGATAATCCGAAAGCAGTTGCCCATAGGCATCTTGGTTGTCAGTTAGCACTTTATCGCTCCTTGACGTAGCCGGTCGTCCCATTCGGATTGACCCATTGCGTTTCCCAATGCGTTTCAATCCCGTCGCGCCATCCCTGTGCCGCTTCTGTCAGTTCAGCAGTGAGTTCGGGGTGTGCGTCTTTCAGATTTCTCGTTTCTCCCATGTCGGCTTCCAGATTGGCGAGGTGTACATCGTCTTCGGGTGGAGTCCCCTCAACCAATTGCCCGTTGAGTACTAATTTCCAATTATCGCGGCGCACAGCAGTCTGCTTGCCCATCTCCCAATAGATTTCACGATGCGGGGTGGGTTCACCGTCTACAACCATAGGCAGGACATCCCGCCCATCAAGTTCGTACTCCGATGGGTCACCACCGGTTGCGGCGAGAAAGGTTGGGAAGACATCCATTGCCGCTCCAATTTCACCAATGACTTGTCCAGCAGGAATTTGCTGGGGCCAGCTCATAATTCCCGGTGAACGGATACCGCCTTCGTAAAGGCTGAATTTATGTCCTTTCAATTTACCAGCAGTGCCGCCGTAATAGGGATCTTGTGTACCGTCCAACCAGTTTCGCGTTTCCCGCGAGGGACCGTTGTCGCTCTGGAAATAGGAGAAGGTGTTTTCCGCGAGTCCAAGTCTTTCTAACTCCGCGAAGATTTCACCGACGCTATCATCAACGGCACTCAGCATTGCCGCCATAATTTGCCTGTCCCACGGCAGATCCGGGAAGCGATCAACGTATTTCTGTGGCGCGTGCATCGGATAGTGTGGCGCGTTGTAAGGTACATAAAGGAAAAAAGGCTTCCCGAGTTCGACGGATTTGCGAATGTATTGAATCGCGTACTCTGTAATAAGTTCAGTGAAGTATTCGCCGTTTCGGTAAATTTCCTCACCGTTTTCCCAGAGGTCATGTGTCTGGTCCATGTCAGGTCGTGCCATACCCCAGTAGAAGATGTGCGAAAAAAAGTCAATGCAGCCTGCCATGAATCCGAACCAGTCGTCGAACCCGTGGTGCTCCGGCCGCGATCCGTCCGCAAGTCCCAAATGCCATTTACCAGACATAGCAGTGTAGTAGCCGTGCGCTTTGAGTGCCGTTGCAAGTGTTGGGACAGAAGGCGGCAGTCCTGTTGCAGTGCGATGTCCCGCTAAAATGGAGCGGACCCCTGCGTGGCACGGGTAGCGTCCTGTTAATAGTGAGGCACGCGAAGGCGAACAGACAGGTGAATTTGAGTACCAATCTGTGAACCGAACTCCCTCTGCCGCCATTCTATCAAGGTGCGGCGTTTTGAAATCCGTTGCTCCCATACAGGATAGGTCGCCGTATCCTTGGTCATCGGTTAAAAAGATAATAAAATTAGGCTGCATTCTTCTACTTCTCCATAGACTTATTTTTTCCAGAAACTCCGGTCAAGGCTCCGATATTGTATCGCTTCAGAGACATGCACCGCCTCTATATTCGGGTTGTGATCTAAGTCGGCGATGGTGCGTGCGACTTTCAAAATCCGATCATAGGCACGCGCACTCAACCCTAACTGGTTAATCGCCACCCGGAGCAGCTCCTGTGCTTGGGAATCGACCTTGCAATACTCTCGAATCTGTCTCGGTTGCATAGTCGCGTTGGCATGTATCGTCGTGCCAGCGAAACGCAGTTGTTGGGCGTGGCGTGCTGCCTCAACCCTTCTCTGAACAATTGCTGAAGGTTCCCCAGTCGTCTCATCAGCGAGTTCCGCGTATTTCACGGCTGGCACCTCAACCTGAATGTCGATTCTATCCAACAGTGGACCGGAAATACGGGAGACATAGTTCTGAATCTGGGTCTGTGAGCATTTACAGTCTCGGGTCGGGTCGCTGAAAAATCCACATGGACAAGGATTCATCGCCGCAACAAGCATGAAATTGGCGGGATACGTGAGGGATGCCGCTGCCCGGGAGATTGTCACCTGTCGATCCTCAAGGGGCTGCCGCATAACCTCAAGGACGTTCCGTCTGAATTCAGGGAGTTCGTCCAAAAAAAGGACACCGTTGTGTGCGAGGCTCACTTCACCGGGACGTGGGATATTTCCGCCGCCGATTAAGCCTGCATCTGAAATGGTATGATGTGGGGAGCGATACGGACGTGTTACAACCAAAGGTGTGTCGCTTGGAAGGATACCGACAATGCTTTGAATCTTGGTTGTTTCTAAGGATTCCTCGTTTGAAAGTCTGGGTAGAATCGACGGAATCCGTTTTGCAATCATCGTTTTACCAGAACCGGGGGGTCCAATCATAATGAGGTTATGTCCACCTGCGGCGGCGACTTCAACGGCACGTTTAACGTGTTCTTGCCCTTTTACATCGAGTAAATCAAGAAGAGATTCTGGCGGTGTGCTCTCTGTGTCAGGGTCGCGTGTATGCGGTTCTGGAGATATTTCCTTTTCGGAATTAAGGAAGGCAGCAGCTTCTGCTAAACTCGCAACTGGATAGACGTTCACATCTTCTACAATAGCCGCTTCTCTGGCGTTCTCAGCTGGTAGAATGAGGTCCTGAACCCCGTTTTCTTTTCCAGCGATAGCGATGGGAAGCGCGCCTTGTATGCCGCGAACACTCCCATCAAGAGCAAGTTCGCCCAAAACTATCGCATTTTCAAGCCGTGTTGGAACTACCTGATTGGTAGCAGCCATAACACCGATTGCGATAGGAAGATCAAACGCCGAGCCCGCTTTTCGGATGTCCGCCGGTGCAAGGTTTGCTGTGATTCGGGTTTGTGGAAAGTAGAAGCCAGAGTTCTTAATAGCTGCAGTAACTCGGTCTCTGCTCTCCTTGATAGCACTGTCAGGTAAGCCAACGGTGCTGAAAGACGGGAGTCCACCAGCGACATCGACTTCAACTTTCACAATATAAGCGTCAATTCCCAGCATTGCACTGCTCAGGACTGTTGCGAGCATACATGTATTTCCTTCAAATAATAAATTCTGATGGTATTATATCACGCCGAAAAACGAGGTGTCAACGCCTTTCCGCTAATTTGGATCCCCGGTAAGTTTGTGTAACATCTGTAGCTGCCTCTGGTTGGCTATTACTAACAAAGCATCGCCAGCGACAATTTTCGTATCTCCGGGTGGATTATAGCGGAATGCTCCATCCCTATCCTGGATTGCAATAACAACCAACCCGGTCTGTTCTTGAATGTTAGCGGCTTTGAGAGAGATGCCTTCAAGTTGGGAGTTTTCTTGAATAATGGACTCCGTAAAGTGCGCACCGTCTCGATTTTGGGTCATATTTTCCAAAAACCCTACAAGCTGCGGTTGGAGTATACCGGTTGCGAGACGGAGTCCGCCAATGTGGTCGGGCAAGACGACTTCATCAGCACCGGCGGTGATGAGTTTTCCCGGAGAGTTATCTTCAACGGCTTTGGAAGCTATCTTTAAACGAGGATTCAATTTTCTTGCAGAAATCACGACGAAGAGATTGTCTTGGTCGCGGCTGAGACATGTGACAAGTCCATGGGCACGCTCAATCCCTGCGCGTATGAGCAATTCGTCATCAGTTGCATCCCCATGGAGATATGGAAAGTCTCGTGTGTCAGAAAGTTGAATAAGCCGTTCTTCATCGAACTCAATACCGACAAACGCTACTTCTGACCTTATCATTTCATCAAGGACATGTACGCCGGTGTCACCGAGTCCACAAACAATATAGTGATCTGATAATTTATCGACAGTTCGGACCATTTTTTGTTGTCGGAAAAAATTTTGTAATTGTCCCTCGATTAAAAAAGCAGTAGCGATAGTGACACAATAGGTGAACACACCAATTCCACCAATGAGGAGCAGTATTGTGAAAATACGTCCGTTATCGCTCATTTTCAAATCATCGTGACCGGCGGTTGTTAAGGTGATGACAGTCATATAGATTGCATCAAGAAGCCGCCATCCATGTTCCGGGTTGTTTCTTTCGATGATTAAGTACCCGAGCGTTCCGGTCAGAAGCAACCCCCAGAGCATAACAAAAGCGATTATGATTTTGCGTTGGTAATTCATTCTCCTCTTTTTTTAGTAGCAATGTGATTGGCATTTTCCCAAGCGCGCCGTCTGAATCCGCGTAATACTTCTGAGGCTAATATCGCCTCTTAGCACTGCGTTTGACAGCGGGATTTGGATCGTGCCGAGCAATGTCAAAGAGTGCTTGGTACGCAATTCTATCAAGCAGCGGTAGGAGCCTTGCGACTTCCATGCGGACGCAGGCTGCTGGGTCTTTGAGGCCGCGTTCAAACCAGCGTTCGGGATCGTCCGCGTCGTGTTTCGCGAGTGCCGCGAGGGCACCGGCGCGGATGCGTTTATTCTTCAATCGGGCATACGGCAAAAGCGGGGCAACGTATCCATCATCGCAGCGCTGCATAATTCGCAAAGCATTGCACACTACATCCACCGATTCGTCTTCAAGATGCAAAACGCACCAATCAAAGAGTTCCTCCGTTCCGATTTTTTCGAGAAACTGAAGTCCGCGTATCCGTCGTTTTGGACTTTGATCGGAAATGTCAACAATCGCTTTGATATAATCTGCATCAACCTTTGTTGGTTGTAGCGACTCTTCCGGTGTATCGGGATACAAAACGCGAACCGCAATAGTGTCATTCTGAAGATGCTGAATCGGTAGGACTTCAGGGTTGAACGGCATCTTGTCAAAGAACGCGGGTAACCACTGCTTCCCTTTCGTAAAAAACTCCTGCCAATCAATGCGCCTGCCGGTACCTGACCTCATCCGATTATCCATCCAATGTGCCAACCGAACGATGCCCCAATGGTTACGGCTCACGCCGTTGTGGGAATAGAGTCCAAGTTGAGAGTTAATCCATTGTGCCAGTGCAGCGGGATAGGCAAGCAGTTCAAAAAAGTTAGATTGTAGGGGCTGAATAGAGAGGCATTCGTTAATGGCTATAATGCCACCTCGTACATGAATTTTGCCCGGACCGAGGCGGATACGGAGTTCGTCGGGTTCGAGTTCAGTTTGCAAGACAACCGGTCGATCATGTTTCCGTCGCGCCTTGTGCTCGGCGCGGTTCTTAGCATAGTTCCAGTGGTTTGTGAACCAAACGGCACCGCCGCGTGGACGAAATCCGTTTTCAATGATACCTCTCGCGCTACCTAAGGTCGTGCCGTGATAGAATTCCATAAACAATTCCCCTTAAAGTTTTAACAGGGTTAACCCGATTCATGACAGATAATTCGTGAAAATCGGCAATGTTTACGGGCGTGAGGCGATTATGACTGAGTTCTCGGTGCGTTTTCTGTTAAGCGGCACCTTCACTTTCCCCAACCGCTGTGTCTTTATCTGTCTCCTCATCCGCGGGTATCTCTTCCGCAGTTTCTTCAGTCGTTGTTTTCGCTTGTGCAGCTGCCTCATGTCTACTGAGCGCACGCACGTAGCCCATTCTCAACTCATAGAGCGTGTTCGCCAAGAAGTTGGTTTCCGGTGCTGTGAGATTCCCCTTGGTCTTTTCCTCAAGCATCTCAATGGTATCAATAATATGTTTCACGAGTGGAAGGTTGATGACCACTTCATCGGTTTCGGGGTTAGGAATACCATTTAAGTAGAGCCGTCCGGTTTCCACAAGGTTCGCCAGATAACTAATAAAATCAACAGGTGGAAGGTGCTGCGCTTCCTCCTGAGCCGTAGTCTCTTCCATTTATTATTCTTACTCCTGATTTGTTTCGATACAGAGGACAGATGTTTGCACAAAAGACGCAGTTATTCCTCATCAAAGATAATGATTTGTGCGAGTAAGCTGCCTGCTTGATTATTGTTGTGTGGATTTTCATTCATAGCGAGAAAGATAACACCGTCCGCAGGCGCCGGATTGTCATAGCGCGAACCGACAGCAAAAACGGTGTC is a window encoding:
- a CDS encoding methyltransferase domain-containing protein; this encodes MLTDNQDAYGQLLSDYHKGRETGEIVEREDGFIDTSRLGPLNYFAEYEDWAEHQKLAIKHAAGRVLDIGCGAGRHCLYLQKQGHAVLGTDNSPLAIKTCQQRGLKNARVVPITQLSSKIGTFDTILMMGHNFGLVGNYKRAKWLLGRFAAMTTDTAKIIAETMDPYQTEDPCHLAYHQFNRARGRMSGQLRFRIRYRQYATPWFDYLFVSKSEMEDILEGTAWRAERYIDSKTMPTYVAILTKPPRS
- a CDS encoding sulfatase-like hydrolase/transferase, which translates into the protein MQPNFIIFLTDDQGYGDLSCMGATDFKTPHLDRMAAEGVRFTDWYSNSPVCSPSRASLLTGRYPCHAGVRSILAGHRTATGLPPSVPTLATALKAHGYYTAMSGKWHLGLADGSRPEHHGFDDWFGFMAGCIDFFSHIFYWGMARPDMDQTHDLWENGEEIYRNGEYFTELITEYAIQYIRKSVELGKPFFLYVPYNAPHYPMHAPQKYVDRFPDLPWDRQIMAAMLSAVDDSVGEIFAELERLGLAENTFSYFQSDNGPSRETRNWLDGTQDPYYGGTAGKLKGHKFSLYEGGIRSPGIMSWPQQIPAGQVIGEIGAAMDVFPTFLAATGGDPSEYELDGRDVLPMVVDGEPTPHREIYWEMGKQTAVRRDNWKLVLNGQLVEGTPPEDDVHLANLEADMGETRNLKDAHPELTAELTEAAQGWRDGIETHWETQWVNPNGTTGYVKER
- a CDS encoding YifB family Mg chelatase-like AAA ATPase, which encodes MLATVLSSAMLGIDAYIVKVEVDVAGGLPSFSTVGLPDSAIKESRDRVTAAIKNSGFYFPQTRITANLAPADIRKAGSAFDLPIAIGVMAATNQVVPTRLENAIVLGELALDGSVRGIQGALPIAIAGKENGVQDLILPAENAREAAIVEDVNVYPVASLAEAAAFLNSEKEISPEPHTRDPDTESTPPESLLDLLDVKGQEHVKRAVEVAAAGGHNLIMIGPPGSGKTMIAKRIPSILPRLSNEESLETTKIQSIVGILPSDTPLVVTRPYRSPHHTISDAGLIGGGNIPRPGEVSLAHNGVLFLDELPEFRRNVLEVMRQPLEDRQVTISRAAASLTYPANFMLVAAMNPCPCGFFSDPTRDCKCSQTQIQNYVSRISGPLLDRIDIQVEVPAVKYAELADETTGEPSAIVQRRVEAARHAQQLRFAGTTIHANATMQPRQIREYCKVDSQAQELLRVAINQLGLSARAYDRILKVARTIADLDHNPNIEAVHVSEAIQYRSLDRSFWKK
- a CDS encoding potassium channel protein, translating into MNYQRKIIIAFVMLWGLLLTGTLGYLIIERNNPEHGWRLLDAIYMTVITLTTAGHDDLKMSDNGRIFTILLLIGGIGVFTYCVTIATAFLIEGQLQNFFRQQKMVRTVDKLSDHYIVCGLGDTGVHVLDEMIRSEVAFVGIEFDEERLIQLSDTRDFPYLHGDATDDELLIRAGIERAHGLVTCLSRDQDNLFVVISARKLNPRLKIASKAVEDNSPGKLITAGADEVVLPDHIGGLRLATGILQPQLVGFLENMTQNRDGAHFTESIIQENSQLEGISLKAANIQEQTGLVVIAIQDRDGAFRYNPPGDTKIVAGDALLVIANQRQLQMLHKLTGDPN
- a CDS encoding HEAT repeat domain-containing protein; amino-acid sequence: MEFYHGTTLGSARGIIENGFRPRGGAVWFTNHWNYAKNRAEHKARRKHDRPVVLQTELEPDELRIRLGPGKIHVRGGIIAINECLSIQPLQSNFFELLAYPAALAQWINSQLGLYSHNGVSRNHWGIVRLAHWMDNRMRSGTGRRIDWQEFFTKGKQWLPAFFDKMPFNPEVLPIQHLQNDTIAVRVLYPDTPEESLQPTKVDADYIKAIVDISDQSPKRRIRGLQFLEKIGTEELFDWCVLHLEDESVDVVCNALRIMQRCDDGYVAPLLPYARLKNKRIRAGALAALAKHDADDPERWFERGLKDPAACVRMEVARLLPLLDRIAYQALFDIARHDPNPAVKRSAKRRY
- a CDS encoding DUF1844 domain-containing protein; the protein is MEETTAQEEAQHLPPVDFISYLANLVETGRLYLNGIPNPETDEVVINLPLVKHIIDTIEMLEEKTKGNLTAPETNFLANTLYELRMGYVRALSRHEAAAQAKTTTEETAEEIPADEETDKDTAVGESEGAA